A stretch of the Mesorhizobium sp. Pch-S genome encodes the following:
- the mtaB gene encoding tRNA (N(6)-L-threonylcarbamoyladenosine(37)-C(2))-methylthiotransferase MtaB: protein MSQAPAKGIEVVTFGCRLNTYESEVMRREAESAGLGALKGGAIIFNTCAVTGEAVRQAKQSIRKARRENPEARIIVTGCAAQTKPQDFSAMGEVDLVLGNEEKLKAHNYRALPDFGVNDFEKARVNDIMSVKETASHMVDAIEGRARAFVQVQNGCDHRCTFCIIPYGRGNSRSVPMGAVVEQIKRLAGNGYAEIVLSGVDMTSYGADLPGAPRLGRLVKTILRQVPEVKRLRLSSIDSIEADDDLLEAIATENRLMPHLHLSLQSGDDMILKRMKRRHLRDQSIRFCEDVRKLRPGIVFGADIIAGFPTETDAMFDNSVAIVEECGLTHLHVFPFSPREGTPAARMPQVRRDVVKSRAARLRAAGDAAYARHLASLGGTTQSILIEREGLGRTEGFTLVAIAAGQPGEIIEAVVTGHDGARLEAAPLAARAA, encoded by the coding sequence ATGTCTCAAGCGCCTGCCAAGGGAATCGAGGTCGTCACCTTCGGTTGCCGGCTCAACACCTATGAGTCCGAAGTGATGCGCCGGGAGGCAGAGAGCGCCGGCCTCGGCGCTCTGAAGGGCGGCGCCATCATCTTCAACACCTGCGCTGTAACCGGCGAAGCGGTGCGCCAGGCCAAGCAGTCGATCCGCAAGGCGCGACGCGAGAACCCGGAAGCCCGCATCATCGTCACCGGCTGCGCCGCCCAGACCAAGCCGCAGGATTTCTCGGCCATGGGCGAGGTCGACCTCGTGCTGGGCAATGAGGAAAAGCTCAAGGCGCATAATTATCGCGCGCTACCCGACTTCGGGGTCAATGATTTCGAAAAGGCCCGCGTCAACGACATCATGTCGGTGAAGGAGACGGCATCGCACATGGTCGATGCCATCGAGGGCCGGGCGCGTGCCTTCGTGCAGGTGCAGAATGGCTGTGACCACCGCTGCACCTTCTGCATCATTCCTTATGGTCGCGGTAATTCGCGCTCGGTGCCGATGGGTGCCGTGGTCGAGCAGATCAAGCGGCTGGCGGGCAATGGTTATGCCGAGATCGTGCTTTCCGGTGTCGACATGACCAGTTATGGCGCCGATCTGCCGGGTGCGCCGCGGCTGGGCAGGCTGGTGAAGACCATCCTGCGCCAGGTGCCGGAGGTGAAGCGGCTGCGCCTGTCGTCGATCGATTCGATCGAGGCCGATGACGATCTGCTCGAAGCGATCGCCACCGAGAACCGGCTGATGCCGCATCTGCATCTGTCGCTGCAGTCGGGCGACGACATGATCCTCAAGCGCATGAAGCGGCGGCATCTGCGCGACCAGTCCATCCGATTCTGCGAGGATGTGCGGAAGCTGCGGCCCGGTATCGTCTTCGGCGCCGACATCATCGCCGGCTTCCCGACCGAAACGGACGCCATGTTCGACAACTCGGTCGCAATCGTAGAGGAATGTGGCCTCACCCATCTCCATGTGTTTCCGTTCAGCCCGCGTGAAGGCACGCCGGCTGCGCGCATGCCGCAGGTGCGGCGTGATGTGGTCAAGAGCCGCGCAGCCCGTTTGCGTGCGGCAGGCGATGCAGCCTACGCCAGGCACCTCGCATCCCTTGGCGGTACGACGCAGTCGATCCTCATCGAACGCGAGGGTCTTGGCCGCACCGAGGGCTTCACGCTGGTGGCAATTGCGGCCGGTCAGCCCGGCGAAATCATCGAGGCGGTGGTGACCGGCCATGACGGCGCCCGGCTCGAAGCCGCGCCGCTGGCCGCGCGCGCAGCCTGA
- the ftsY gene encoding signal recognition particle-docking protein FtsY, whose translation MAFGFIKKVFSFGKKEVVEEKVDETAPLPPLNFDALEALKPAAEQVVPDFLKREEQADVAPIPEPVAQEPEKVEPEASVEAPVEQPIEAIAELQAPVELEEPAVRIEEPAVVETAPEPVENATPVEATPEPEPEPEVREPVSEQPDEVGAEPIEVEQAEVAEPEPVVAESIEPEPVAEVGAKPETDAAEPVSAAPEGEPEVASAELQQPETQSAQEEPTAEEESAQAIEPEIVVEAVPESQPQAAAETVEAEPTAEAPAPTPVEAPKTEAVEPPAPVAEPVAARSTAGKVTVSKKVEQKAEAEKAPEPVAKRSWFQRMREGLARSSRELSGNIAGVFTKRKLDEETLQDLEDVLIRADLGVETALRVTDSLASSRYGKDVSDTEVRAVMAAEVEKVLGPVAKPLELDLSHKPHVILVVGVNGTGKTTTIGKLAAKLTDGGLSVMLAAGDTFRAAAIEQLKIWGERTRSPVIATKLGADAAGLAYDAFEKAKEAGSDVLIIDTAGRLQNKAELMAELEKIVRVLGKLDPEAPHTVLQTVDATTGQNALNQVEIFRNIAGVNGLVMTKLDGTARGGILVAIAAKHKLPVYFIGVGEQVDDLEPFSASDFAKAIAGVG comes from the coding sequence ATGGCATTTGGGTTCATCAAGAAAGTCTTTTCCTTCGGCAAGAAGGAAGTGGTGGAGGAAAAGGTCGACGAGACCGCCCCGCTGCCGCCGCTCAATTTCGATGCGCTGGAAGCACTCAAACCTGCCGCCGAGCAGGTCGTTCCCGATTTCCTGAAGCGCGAAGAGCAGGCCGACGTCGCCCCGATCCCGGAGCCGGTCGCGCAAGAGCCCGAAAAAGTCGAGCCGGAGGCGTCTGTCGAAGCGCCGGTTGAACAACCGATAGAGGCTATCGCCGAACTGCAAGCGCCCGTCGAGCTGGAAGAGCCGGCCGTTCGGATCGAAGAACCTGCGGTTGTCGAAACCGCTCCAGAGCCGGTCGAAAACGCAACACCGGTGGAAGCTACGCCGGAGCCCGAGCCCGAACCGGAAGTTCGCGAGCCGGTGTCGGAACAGCCTGACGAGGTTGGGGCCGAGCCAATCGAAGTCGAGCAGGCGGAGGTCGCAGAGCCTGAGCCGGTTGTTGCCGAATCGATAGAGCCTGAGCCCGTCGCCGAGGTCGGGGCAAAGCCGGAAACGGATGCAGCCGAGCCGGTCTCCGCTGCGCCGGAAGGCGAGCCAGAGGTTGCGTCAGCTGAGCTGCAGCAGCCCGAGACACAATCAGCACAGGAAGAGCCGACAGCAGAGGAAGAGTCGGCGCAGGCGATCGAACCCGAGATCGTCGTCGAGGCAGTGCCCGAGTCGCAACCCCAAGCCGCGGCCGAAACGGTTGAGGCCGAGCCGACAGCCGAGGCACCGGCGCCAACGCCCGTGGAAGCGCCCAAGACTGAAGCGGTCGAACCGCCAGCGCCTGTTGCTGAACCGGTCGCTGCCCGCTCAACTGCCGGCAAGGTTACCGTCAGCAAGAAGGTCGAGCAGAAGGCCGAGGCTGAGAAGGCTCCGGAACCGGTGGCCAAGCGCTCGTGGTTCCAGCGCATGCGCGAGGGGCTGGCCCGCTCGTCGCGCGAACTGAGCGGGAACATTGCAGGCGTCTTCACCAAGCGCAAGCTCGACGAAGAGACACTGCAGGACCTGGAAGACGTGCTGATCCGCGCCGATCTCGGCGTCGAGACGGCATTGCGCGTCACCGATTCCCTGGCTTCCAGCCGCTACGGCAAGGACGTTTCCGACACGGAAGTGCGCGCGGTTATGGCCGCCGAGGTGGAGAAGGTGCTGGGCCCGGTGGCGAAGCCGCTGGAGCTCGACCTGTCGCACAAGCCGCATGTCATTCTCGTCGTTGGCGTGAACGGCACCGGCAAGACCACAACCATCGGCAAGCTTGCCGCAAAGCTCACTGACGGCGGGCTTTCGGTTATGCTCGCCGCCGGCGATACGTTCCGTGCTGCCGCCATCGAACAGCTCAAGATCTGGGGTGAACGCACTAGGTCGCCGGTCATCGCCACCAAGCTCGGCGCCGACGCCGCCGGCCTCGCCTATGATGCCTTTGAAAAGGCCAAGGAGGCCGGCTCCGACGTTCTGATCATCGATACCGCCGGCCGCCTGCAGAACAAGGCCGAGCTGATGGCGGAACTGGAAAAGATCGTGCGCGTTCTGGGCAAGCTCGATCCCGAAGCGCCGCACACGGTGCTGCAGACGGTGGATGCTACCACAGGCCAGAATGCGCTCAACCAGGTCGAGATCTTCCGCAACATCGCGGGGGTCAACGGGCTGGTGATGACCAAGCTGGACGGCACGGCGCGCGGCGGTATTCTGGTCGCCATCGCCGCCAAACATAAGCTGCCGGTGTATTTTATCGGTGTCGGCGAACAGGTCGACGACCTCGAACCCTTTTCCGCCAGCGATTTCGCCAAGGCGATTGCCGGCGTTGGATAG
- a CDS encoding septation protein A, with protein MNEPILEQEPSDPRKKALNPGLKFLLELGPGLVFFFVTLRGEWLAQKFPVLAELGEPILIATAFFMAATALSLSVSWLLTRSLPIMPLVSAVVVFVFGALAIWLQDKTFAFMKPTIINSLFGAVLLGGLLFGKSLLAYVFDTAFKLDAEGWRKLTFRWGLFFFFLAVVNEVVWRNFSENTWLYFKVWGIMPITLVFTFSQMPLIMRHSVEEKAEK; from the coding sequence ATGAACGAACCCATTCTTGAACAAGAACCCTCCGATCCACGCAAGAAGGCGTTGAATCCCGGCCTGAAGTTCCTGCTGGAGCTCGGTCCTGGCCTCGTCTTCTTCTTCGTGACCCTGCGCGGCGAGTGGCTGGCGCAGAAGTTCCCGGTGCTTGCGGAACTTGGCGAACCGATCCTGATCGCCACGGCCTTTTTCATGGCGGCGACGGCGCTATCACTGAGCGTCTCCTGGCTTTTGACACGCAGCCTGCCGATCATGCCGCTGGTATCCGCGGTGGTGGTTTTTGTGTTCGGCGCGCTGGCGATCTGGCTGCAGGACAAGACCTTTGCCTTCATGAAACCGACCATCATCAACTCGCTGTTCGGCGCGGTTCTGCTGGGTGGGTTGCTGTTCGGCAAATCGCTGCTCGCCTATGTGTTCGACACGGCTTTCAAGCTCGATGCCGAGGGCTGGCGCAAGCTCACCTTCCGTTGGGGGCTGTTCTTCTTCTTCCTGGCCGTGGTCAACGAAGTGGTGTGGCGCAACTTTTCCGAGAACACCTGGCTGTACTTCAAGGTGTGGGGCATCATGCCGATCACGCTGGTGTTCACCTTCAGCCAGATGCCGTTGATCATGCGGCATTCGGTTGAGGAAAAAGCCGAAAAGTAG
- a CDS encoding DUF1127 domain-containing protein gives MILDLVSRARDSMNKRKRYNQLVNEIQSLTDRDLADFNGNRAEMLYNVRKQIYG, from the coding sequence ATGATCCTCGACCTCGTGTCCCGTGCTCGTGACAGCATGAACAAGCGCAAGCGCTACAACCAGCTCGTCAACGAGATCCAGAGCCTGACCGACCGCGACCTCGCCGACTTCAACGGCAACCGCGCCGAGATGCTCTACAACGTCCGCAAGCAGATCTACGGCTAA
- a CDS encoding bile acid:sodium symporter family protein: protein MQDSSALTIFLPLALGVIMLGLGLSLTLQDFRDVLQKPKAVIVALICQTLILPLACLALIYLFELEPALAVGMMLLAASPGGTSANLYSHLAGGDVALNITLTAINSALSIATLPLIVNWSLAHFMTGDQAIPLQFAKVVQVFVIVLGPVLIGMWLRSRFPAFAARMAQPVKILSMLFLFAVVVVALVQEWETAMTWGPVVGLAALAFNLVSLAVGYCVPRAAGIDKRQATAIGMEIGIHNGTLAIAIALSPLLLNNATMAVPAAIYGVIAFITAAIFGYWLKRAQANPATARHLS, encoded by the coding sequence ATGCAGGACAGCTCCGCGCTGACAATCTTTCTGCCGCTTGCGCTCGGCGTCATCATGCTGGGCCTCGGCCTGTCGTTGACGCTCCAGGATTTCCGCGACGTTCTCCAGAAACCGAAGGCCGTGATCGTGGCACTGATCTGCCAGACGCTGATCCTGCCGCTCGCCTGCCTTGCGCTCATCTATCTGTTCGAACTCGAGCCGGCACTGGCTGTCGGCATGATGTTGCTGGCGGCCAGCCCCGGCGGCACGTCGGCCAATCTCTACAGCCATCTCGCCGGTGGCGACGTGGCGCTCAACATCACGCTGACCGCGATCAACTCGGCCCTGTCGATCGCCACGCTGCCGCTGATCGTCAACTGGTCGCTCGCGCATTTCATGACAGGCGACCAGGCGATTCCACTGCAGTTCGCGAAGGTCGTGCAGGTGTTCGTCATCGTGCTTGGGCCGGTGCTGATCGGCATGTGGCTGCGCAGCCGCTTCCCGGCCTTCGCCGCGCGCATGGCGCAGCCCGTGAAGATCCTGTCGATGCTGTTCCTGTTCGCGGTGGTCGTGGTCGCACTGGTCCAGGAATGGGAAACCGCCATGACCTGGGGCCCGGTGGTCGGCCTTGCTGCGCTCGCCTTCAATCTCGTCAGCCTGGCTGTCGGCTACTGTGTCCCGCGTGCCGCGGGCATCGACAAACGGCAGGCGACCGCCATAGGCATGGAAATCGGCATTCACAATGGCACGCTGGCGATCGCCATCGCGCTGAGCCCGCTTCTGCTCAACAATGCAACGATGGCAGTGCCGGCAGCGATCTACGGGGTGATTGCCTTCATCACCGCGGCGATCTTCGGCTATTGGCTGAAGCGGGCGCAGGCCAACCCGGCTACAGCACGACACCTGTCCTGA
- a CDS encoding DsbE family thiol:disulfide interchange protein codes for MSEQTEAPGRRRFKPILLLPLAIFLVLAGLFLSQLLSGRDISAIPSALIGQDAPETNLPPLEGSSLPGLDSSEFEGQVTLLNVFASWCVPCREEHPVLMGLAQDKRFVMAALNYKDKPENARRFFGELGNPFSVIGVDANGRAAINWGVYGVPETFLIDKDGKVAFKYVGPLTPQTAKALLLPEIEKALAAD; via the coding sequence GTGAGCGAACAGACAGAGGCGCCCGGGCGGCGTCGTTTCAAGCCGATCCTGCTGCTGCCGCTGGCAATCTTCCTTGTCCTTGCTGGCCTGTTCCTGTCGCAGCTGCTGTCGGGACGGGACATCTCCGCCATCCCCTCGGCCCTGATCGGCCAGGACGCGCCGGAGACCAACCTGCCACCCCTGGAAGGAAGCAGCCTGCCGGGCCTGGATTCCTCCGAGTTCGAAGGACAGGTCACCCTGCTCAACGTGTTCGCTTCGTGGTGCGTGCCCTGTCGCGAAGAGCACCCGGTGTTGATGGGGCTTGCCCAGGACAAGCGTTTCGTGATGGCGGCGCTGAACTACAAGGACAAGCCGGAGAATGCGCGCCGCTTCTTTGGCGAACTCGGCAATCCGTTCAGCGTCATCGGCGTCGACGCAAACGGGCGCGCCGCGATCAACTGGGGTGTCTATGGCGTGCCAGAAACCTTCCTGATCGACAAGGATGGCAAGGTTGCCTTCAAATATGTCGGACCACTGACCCCGCAGACCGCCAAGGCGCTGCTCCTGCCCGAAATCGAAAAGGCATTGGCGGCCGACTGA
- the ccmD gene encoding heme exporter protein CcmD encodes MSAHALYVTAAYGITAIALAGLIGWILLDQRARNRELAELEAAGVRRRSDKAGRT; translated from the coding sequence ATGAGTGCACACGCCCTTTATGTAACCGCCGCCTACGGCATCACGGCCATTGCCCTGGCCGGGCTGATCGGCTGGATCCTGCTCGACCAGCGGGCCCGCAATCGGGAACTCGCAGAACTGGAAGCCGCCGGCGTTCGCCGGCGCTCCGACAAGGCCGGCAGAACATGA
- the ccmB gene encoding heme exporter protein CcmB has product MLALYVRDLRLGFRAGGGALTGVIFFLAVIATIPFGVGPDLNLLARIGPAILWIGALLASLLGLDRLFQAEREDGSLDLLVLNRDRHMLALTVFVKCLSHWTVSVLPLVVASPLLGLFMNMTPTGIGATALTLLVGTPAITFIGAAGAAVAVALPRGGLLISVLVLPITIPVLIFGVSASYGAVNDPDPFLPPFLILAALTLFLAVIGPLAAALALRHSGD; this is encoded by the coding sequence ATGCTCGCCCTCTATGTCAGGGATCTCAGGTTGGGTTTCCGCGCTGGCGGCGGAGCGCTGACCGGCGTCATCTTCTTCCTTGCAGTGATCGCCACCATTCCTTTCGGTGTCGGCCCGGATCTCAACCTGCTTGCCCGCATCGGCCCAGCGATCCTCTGGATCGGCGCGCTGCTTGCTTCCCTGCTCGGCCTCGACCGGCTGTTCCAGGCTGAGCGCGAAGATGGTTCTCTCGACCTGCTCGTGCTCAACCGGGATCGCCACATGCTGGCCCTTACCGTCTTCGTCAAATGCCTGTCCCATTGGACAGTCAGCGTGTTGCCGCTGGTCGTCGCCTCGCCCTTGCTCGGCCTGTTCATGAACATGACCCCGACCGGCATCGGCGCCACCGCACTGACCCTGCTGGTCGGCACCCCCGCCATCACCTTCATCGGCGCGGCGGGCGCAGCGGTGGCAGTGGCACTGCCGCGCGGCGGCCTGCTGATTTCGGTGCTGGTTCTGCCCATCACCATCCCGGTGCTGATCTTCGGCGTCTCGGCCAGCTACGGCGCCGTCAACGATCCTGATCCTTTTTTGCCGCCTTTCCTCATTCTTGCCGCGCTGACGTTGTTTCTGGCAGTCATCGGACCGCTGGCCGCCGCCCTGGCGCTGCGTCATAGCGGTGACTGA
- the ccmA gene encoding heme ABC exporter ATP-binding protein CcmA, translating into MRLIAENLSGERGGEPVFEDIGFSVADGESLVITGPNGSGKSTLLRVVAGFLPVAGGTVRIAEAGEAFPSVASACHYLGHQNAMKTALTVTENLGFWRHFCGDGQLDIAEALDAVGLDGIGHLPFGYLSTGQRRRAAIAKLLVSHRPAWLLDEPTAGLDRASEQRFTGLINTHCAAGGIVIAATHLPLGLEAARTLEMGGQS; encoded by the coding sequence ATGCGGCTGATTGCCGAAAATCTGAGCGGAGAGCGCGGCGGAGAGCCGGTTTTCGAAGATATCGGTTTTTCGGTCGCAGATGGCGAAAGCCTCGTGATCACTGGCCCCAACGGCTCCGGCAAGTCGACACTGCTGCGCGTCGTCGCCGGCTTCCTGCCAGTCGCTGGCGGCACTGTGCGAATCGCCGAAGCTGGCGAGGCTTTCCCGAGCGTTGCTTCCGCCTGTCACTATCTCGGCCATCAGAATGCGATGAAGACAGCGCTGACCGTGACGGAGAACCTCGGCTTCTGGCGGCACTTCTGTGGCGACGGCCAGCTCGACATCGCCGAGGCGCTCGATGCGGTCGGGCTGGATGGCATCGGCCATCTGCCTTTCGGCTACCTGTCGACCGGACAGCGCCGCCGTGCCGCCATCGCCAAGCTGCTGGTCTCGCATCGTCCGGCCTGGCTGCTCGACGAACCGACAGCAGGCCTCGATAGGGCATCGGAACAGCGTTTCACCGGCCTGATCAACACCCACTGTGCCGCTGGTGGCATCGTCATCGCGGCGACCCACCTGCCCCTGGGTCTGGAAGCGGCAAGAACGCTGGAGATGGGAGGGCAATCCTGA
- the acnA gene encoding aconitate hydratase AcnA, protein MSKSIDSFNCRRTLTAGGGEYVYFDLTEAEKNGLAGVSKLPYSMKVLLENLLRNEDGRSVTKEAIQAVAAWLADKGSAGVEIAYRPARVLMQDFTGVPAVVDLAAMRDGIAALGGDPEKINPLVPVDLVIDHSVIVDEFGTPMAFHRNVELEYQRNEERYKFLKWGQQAFRNFRVVPPGTGICHQVNLEYLGQVVWTNNEDGETVAYPDTCVGTDSHTTMINGLGVLGWGVGGIEAEAAMLGQPVSMLLPEVIGFKLTGKLKEGVTATDLVLTVTQMLRKKGVVGKFVEFFGPGLSNMTLADRATIGNMAPEYGATCGFFPVDGETIRYLTMSGRSEDRIALVEAYSKAQGMWRHDGSADPVFTDTLELDLGSVVPSMAGPKRPEGRVALEDIPAGFAKAMETEYKKAAEMHKRYAVEGTDHDLGHGDVVIAAITSCTNTSNPSVLIGAGLLARNANRLGLKQKPWVKTSLAPGSQVVAEYLEKSGLQKELDQIGFNLVGFGCTTCIGNSGPLPGPISKTINDKGLIAAAVLSGNRNFEGRVSPDVQANYLASPPLVVAHALAGTVTKDLTKEPIGEDSNGKSVYLKDIWPTSAEIQEFIEKNVTRELFARKYADVFKGDENWQKVQAPSGQTYAWDDKSTYVQNPPYFAGMGSKPGQISDIRRARVLGLFGDKITTDHISPAGSIKAASPAGKYLTDNGVGVADFNQYGTRRGNHEVMMRGTFANIRIRNHMLGENGREGGYTIHYPSKEEMSIYDAAMEYRKEGVPLVIFAGVEYGNGSSRDWAAKGTNLLGVRAVIAQSFERIHRSNLVGMGVIPFTFEEGTSWASLNLKGDELVEIDGLETIKPRQKMVAKVTFADGTIKNVPILCRIDTLDELDYFKNGGILQYVLRDLAA, encoded by the coding sequence GTGTCCAAATCAATCGATAGTTTCAATTGCCGCCGGACCCTGACCGCAGGTGGCGGAGAATATGTGTATTTCGACCTCACCGAGGCCGAAAAGAACGGCCTGGCCGGGGTGTCGAAGCTCCCCTATTCGATGAAGGTCCTGCTGGAGAACCTGCTTCGCAATGAAGACGGCCGCTCCGTCACCAAGGAAGCGATCCAGGCCGTCGCGGCCTGGCTGGCCGACAAGGGCAGCGCCGGCGTCGAGATCGCCTACCGTCCCGCCCGCGTGCTGATGCAGGACTTCACCGGCGTTCCGGCCGTGGTCGATCTGGCGGCCATGCGCGATGGCATTGCCGCCCTCGGTGGCGATCCTGAGAAGATCAATCCGCTCGTGCCGGTCGACCTGGTCATCGATCACTCGGTCATCGTCGATGAGTTCGGTACCCCGATGGCTTTCCATCGCAATGTCGAGCTGGAATATCAGCGCAACGAAGAGCGCTACAAGTTCCTGAAGTGGGGCCAGCAGGCATTCCGCAATTTCCGCGTCGTGCCGCCCGGCACCGGCATCTGCCATCAGGTCAATCTCGAATATCTCGGCCAGGTGGTCTGGACCAACAATGAGGATGGCGAGACCGTCGCCTATCCGGACACCTGCGTCGGCACCGACTCGCACACCACCATGATCAATGGTCTCGGTGTGCTGGGCTGGGGCGTCGGCGGCATCGAGGCCGAGGCGGCCATGCTCGGCCAGCCGGTCTCCATGCTTCTGCCCGAGGTCATCGGCTTCAAGCTCACCGGCAAGCTGAAGGAAGGCGTGACCGCCACCGATCTCGTGCTCACCGTCACCCAGATGCTGCGCAAGAAGGGCGTCGTCGGCAAGTTCGTCGAATTCTTCGGCCCCGGCCTGTCCAACATGACGCTGGCTGATCGCGCCACCATCGGCAACATGGCGCCCGAATATGGCGCGACCTGTGGTTTCTTCCCGGTTGACGGCGAGACCATCCGGTACCTGACCATGTCCGGCCGCTCTGAAGACCGCATCGCGCTGGTCGAAGCCTATTCCAAGGCGCAGGGCATGTGGCGGCACGATGGTTCAGCCGACCCGGTCTTCACCGACACGCTCGAGCTCGACCTCGGCTCCGTGGTGCCGTCGATGGCCGGCCCGAAGCGTCCGGAAGGCCGCGTCGCGCTGGAAGACATCCCTGCCGGTTTCGCCAAGGCGATGGAGACCGAGTACAAGAAGGCCGCCGAAATGCACAAGCGTTACGCGGTCGAAGGCACCGATCATGACCTCGGCCATGGCGATGTCGTCATTGCCGCCATCACGTCGTGCACCAACACGTCCAATCCTTCGGTGCTGATCGGCGCCGGCCTGCTGGCTCGCAACGCCAATCGCCTCGGCCTCAAGCAGAAGCCCTGGGTGAAGACGTCGCTGGCGCCTGGCTCGCAGGTCGTCGCCGAATATCTGGAAAAGTCCGGCCTGCAGAAGGAACTGGACCAGATCGGCTTCAACCTTGTCGGCTTCGGCTGCACCACCTGCATCGGCAACTCCGGCCCGTTGCCGGGTCCGATCTCCAAGACCATCAACGATAAAGGTTTGATTGCTGCCGCGGTCTTGTCCGGCAACCGCAACTTCGAAGGCCGCGTGTCGCCCGACGTGCAGGCGAACTATCTCGCCTCGCCGCCGCTGGTGGTTGCCCACGCGCTCGCCGGCACCGTCACCAAGGACCTCACCAAGGAGCCGATCGGCGAAGACAGCAATGGCAAGTCGGTCTATCTCAAGGACATCTGGCCGACCTCGGCCGAAATCCAGGAGTTCATCGAGAAGAACGTCACGCGCGAACTGTTCGCCCGCAAATATGCCGACGTCTTCAAGGGCGACGAAAACTGGCAGAAGGTGCAGGCACCAAGCGGCCAGACCTATGCCTGGGACGACAAGTCGACCTATGTGCAGAACCCGCCCTATTTCGCCGGTATGGGCTCCAAGCCCGGCCAAATCAGCGACATCAGGCGCGCGCGGGTGCTGGGTCTGTTCGGCGACAAGATCACCACCGACCACATCTCGCCGGCGGGTTCGATCAAGGCGGCCTCGCCGGCCGGCAAGTACCTCACCGACAATGGTGTCGGCGTTGCCGACTTCAACCAGTACGGCACGCGCCGTGGCAACCACGAAGTGATGATGCGTGGTACCTTCGCCAACATCCGCATCCGCAACCACATGCTGGGCGAGAACGGGCGCGAGGGCGGCTATACGATCCACTATCCGTCCAAGGAGGAGATGTCGATCTACGACGCCGCCATGGAATACCGCAAGGAAGGCGTGCCGCTGGTGATCTTTGCCGGCGTGGAATACGGCAACGGCTCCTCGCGCGACTGGGCGGCCAAGGGCACCAACCTGCTTGGCGTGCGTGCCGTGATCGCCCAGTCCTTCGAGCGTATCCACCGCTCGAACCTGGTCGGCATGGGCGTCATCCCGTTCACCTTCGAAGAGGGCACGTC